One Brachyspira pilosicoli P43/6/78 genomic window carries:
- the yedE gene encoding YedE family putative selenium transporter has translation MKKNIFTSSIGIIVSGAIIGALAAWLSVMGNPANMGICVACFTRDLAGALGLHRAAAVQYIRPELIGLVIGATVSALISKEFSPKGGSSPIIRFILGFFAMIGALVFLGCPWRTLLRIAGGDINAIFGLIGIIIGGGIGVFFWKQNFSLGQPKAYNNKLVGFIPLVISIILLILLLKQTKFSEGGAIFFSESGPGSMKAPLIIALVVSIIIGFIAQKSRFCTVGGVRDGIFMKDFHMTKGVIAFIVAALIVNIITNRFNVSMENQPIAHTNILWNTVSMILTGLAFTLGAGCPGRQFIQSAEGNMDSFVFVIGMLVGAGFAHNFNLASSTTGPTVYGMFAVILGLVFCVIIGFTMKENQ, from the coding sequence ATGAAAAAAAACATTTTCACAAGCTCCATTGGCATTATAGTATCTGGTGCCATTATTGGAGCTTTAGCGGCTTGGCTTTCTGTAATGGGAAACCCTGCCAACATGGGAATATGTGTTGCATGTTTCACTAGGGATTTAGCTGGGGCTTTGGGATTGCATAGGGCAGCTGCTGTGCAATATATAAGACCTGAACTTATAGGGCTTGTTATTGGTGCTACAGTATCTGCTTTAATCTCTAAAGAGTTTTCTCCTAAAGGCGGAAGTTCACCTATTATAAGATTTATTTTAGGTTTCTTCGCTATGATTGGTGCTTTAGTTTTCTTGGGCTGTCCTTGGAGAACATTGTTGAGAATAGCGGGAGGAGATATTAATGCTATATTTGGATTAATAGGTATTATTATAGGCGGAGGTATTGGAGTTTTCTTCTGGAAACAAAATTTCTCTTTGGGTCAGCCAAAAGCATATAATAATAAATTAGTAGGTTTTATACCGCTAGTAATATCAATAATACTATTAATATTATTATTAAAACAAACAAAATTCTCTGAAGGCGGAGCAATATTTTTCTCTGAATCAGGTCCAGGAAGTATGAAAGCTCCTTTAATTATAGCTTTAGTAGTTTCTATTATAATAGGTTTTATAGCTCAAAAATCTAGATTTTGTACTGTAGGCGGTGTGAGAGATGGAATATTTATGAAAGATTTCCATATGACTAAAGGTGTTATAGCTTTTATTGTTGCTGCTTTAATAGTAAATATTATAACAAATAGATTTAATGTTTCTATGGAAAATCAGCCTATAGCTCATACTAACATATTATGGAATACTGTATCAATGATTCTTACTGGTTTAGCATTTACTTTGGGTGCTGGTTGTCCTGGAAGACAGTTTATACAATCTGCTGAAGGAAATATGGACAGTTTTGTATTTGTTATAGGAATGCTTGTTGGTGCTGGATTTGCTCATAATTTTAATTTGGCAAGTTCTACTACTGGTCCTACAGTATATGGTATGTTTGCTGTTATTTTAGGTTTAGTATTCTGTGTTATTATAGGATTTACTATGAAAGAAAATCAGTGA
- a CDS encoding glutamate-5-semialdehyde dehydrogenase has translation MQLIDLVKNAKDSTYKLQSLSTDIKNKALLEIADKLEQNKNIIFEANKKDLEYAKKLLDENKISLSMFNRLKLDENKMIDIISGIKDVVKLEDPINKVLLETELDDNLLLKKISCPIGLIAVIFEARPDVISQISSLCIKSSNAVILKGGAEGENTNKAIFNIINETLESIEEFPKNSVNLVFTRDDIKELLSMDKYVDLIIPRGGNSLVQYIKSNTNIPVLGHADGICHLYIDESANQEKALKICLDSKVQYPSACNAVETILINKNIANEYLPKLYNLFKENNIKMNGCEEVRKILNQSDIGEVKEWHLEYGDKEVSLKIVENTEEAYNHINKYGSHHTDSIVSENKDNIEKFMTYVDSANVYANTSTRFSDGFRYGFGAEVGISTNKTHARGPVGLEGLTIYKYKLFGNYQIVDDYVSHRASFKHKRIK, from the coding sequence ATGCAATTAATAGACTTGGTAAAAAATGCAAAAGATTCTACATACAAATTACAATCATTAAGTACAGACATAAAAAATAAAGCATTATTAGAAATAGCTGATAAATTAGAACAAAATAAAAATATTATATTTGAAGCTAATAAAAAAGATTTGGAATATGCCAAAAAACTTCTTGATGAAAATAAAATTTCTCTTTCAATGTTTAATCGTTTAAAACTAGACGAAAACAAAATGATAGATATTATTTCTGGTATAAAAGATGTTGTAAAATTAGAAGACCCTATTAATAAAGTATTATTAGAAACAGAGCTTGATGATAATTTACTTTTAAAAAAAATATCCTGCCCTATTGGATTAATTGCTGTAATATTTGAAGCTCGTCCTGATGTAATATCTCAAATATCTTCATTATGTATAAAATCTTCTAATGCTGTTATACTTAAAGGCGGTGCTGAGGGAGAGAATACAAACAAAGCAATATTTAACATCATTAATGAAACATTAGAAAGTATTGAAGAGTTTCCAAAGAACTCTGTTAATTTAGTATTTACAAGAGATGATATAAAAGAATTATTATCAATGGATAAATATGTTGATCTTATAATACCAAGAGGAGGCAACAGCTTAGTACAATACATAAAATCAAATACTAATATACCGGTACTTGGTCATGCTGACGGCATATGCCATTTATATATAGATGAATCAGCTAATCAAGAAAAAGCATTAAAAATATGTTTAGATTCAAAGGTTCAATATCCAAGTGCATGCAATGCTGTTGAAACTATACTTATAAATAAAAATATAGCCAATGAATACTTGCCAAAGCTTTATAATTTATTTAAAGAAAATAATATAAAAATGAATGGTTGTGAAGAAGTAAGAAAAATACTTAATCAATCAGATATAGGCGAAGTAAAAGAATGGCATTTAGAATATGGAGATAAAGAAGTATCATTAAAAATAGTAGAAAATACAGAAGAGGCATATAATCATATAAACAAATACGGTTCTCATCATACAGATTCAATAGTGTCAGAAAATAAAGACAATATAGAAAAGTTTATGACTTATGTAGATTCTGCTAATGTATACGCTAACACTTCAACAAGATTTTCTGATGGGTTTAGATATGGTTTTGGTGCGGAAGTAGGCATTTCTACAAACAAAACTCATGCAAGAGGTCCTGTTGGATTAGAAGGTTTAACTATATACAAATATAAGCTTTTTGGAAATTATCAGATAGTAGATGATTATGTAAGCCACAGAGCAAGTTTTAAACATAAAAGAATAAAATAA
- a CDS encoding SirA family protein, which produces MQETIKIDTRGMSCSQASFQAKCAAINNTELNTVIEVLVSGHSSCESVIRGCIKYGYEGSFEHIENEDILVTLIKKK; this is translated from the coding sequence ATGCAAGAGACTATAAAAATAGATACGAGAGGAATGTCTTGTTCGCAGGCTTCTTTTCAGGCTAAATGTGCCGCTATAAATAATACAGAATTAAACACTGTTATAGAAGTTTTAGTAAGCGGGCATTCAAGTTGTGAAAGTGTGATTCGCGGATGCATTAAATATGGATATGAAGGAAGCTTTGAGCATATAGAAAACGAGGACATATTGGTTACTTTAATTAAAAAGAAATAA
- a CDS encoding DUF1232 domain-containing protein — MSEYTKNKTAKSGIKPWIPLILAVIYAISPVDLVPDSLPIAGWLEDILFLIVGGLNGIENGVLDDNSSVKKIIKFLKWGLLIIGAMAILIIILLVALIFKMSAN; from the coding sequence ATGAGTGAATATACAAAAAATAAAACTGCCAAATCTGGAATAAAACCTTGGATACCTTTAATATTAGCAGTTATATATGCAATTTCACCTGTAGATTTAGTTCCTGATAGTTTACCTATTGCAGGTTGGCTAGAAGATATATTATTCTTAATAGTAGGCGGACTTAATGGAATAGAAAATGGGGTTTTAGATGATAATAGTTCAGTTAAAAAAATAATTAAATTTTTAAAATGGGGACTTTTAATTATTGGGGCAATGGCTATATTGATAATTATTCTTTTAGTTGCATTAATTTTTAAAATGTCTGCAAACTAA